GGTCTTGCCGTAGCCCACGTCGCCGCAGATCAGCCGATCCATCGGGCTATCCGTCTCAAGATCGTGCTTGACATCGCCGATCGCCTGGAGCTGATCGTCAGTCTCGACAAACGGAAAGGCGTCTTCCAGCTCGTACTGCCACTGCGTATCGGGGCCGTAGCCTGGCCGCTCGGCAAGCTGGCGGGCGGCGTAGAGATCCAGCAGCTCGCGCGCCAACTCCTCGACCGACGCTTTGACGCGGCGCTTGACGCGCTCCCAGTCGGCAGTGCCCAGCCGCGACAGCGCGGGCGTCGACTCCGCCGAGCCGATGTACTTCGAGACGCGATCGATCTGGTCGACGGGCACGTACACGGCGTCGCCCGCGGCGTAGCGCAGATGCAGGTACTCGCGCTCGACGGCCTCGACATTGATCCGCCTGAGGCCCTCGTAGATCGCGATGCCGTGCTCGACATGCACCACGTGATCGCCGGGCTTGAGCGTCTGCAAAAACGCCTGCCGGTCGATCTCGCGCTGCTGGCGTTTGCGCCTGGTGACGATCGGACGCCGGGGCTGGAAGCCGAAGATCTCGTTGTCGGTGTAGAGCGTGAGCCGCAGGTCGCGGCTATCCCAGCCCTCACCGATCGTGCCGTGGATCACGCTGAGCCCGGCCCGATTGCCACCGGTCGGCTCGGCGGCCTCGGCGGCGATCAGCCCGCGCTCCGCCCCGATCTCGTGCATGCGTCCGGCCTGCGGCGAGACGATCACCACCTGCCCGCCCGCTTCAATCCGCCGGGTGATGTCGTCAAAGGCGCGCGAGATCTGCCCGCCGAAGCGCTCGGCTGGCGTGAACAGCGTATCATCGACGGCGAAGGTCGCGCCGCCATCATAGTGCAGCGCATCGTCGGCGGGCTGGCTGGTCAGATCGAGCAGCGGATGCCCCGCGCTCTGCTGGCGGATCTCGTCCCACAGCAGATAGGGCCGGGGAAAGTCCAGCGGGATCTCGCGTGCCTCAAACAGCGAGTTGCAGGCCTCAGCCGCCTGATGGTGCAGCTCGGCGGCAACCTGCGCCACCTCGCGCATCTCCGAGCAGAGGATCGGCACACCAGCGGGCAGATGCAGCGCCAGCGACGGCAGCGGCGCGTCGAAGAAGAGCGGCGCGTAGAAGGCGCGGCCCTCGAAGCGCTCGACACGCTCCAGCCGCTCGACGTTGGCATGCCACTCGCTGCGCACCTCAGGCCGCAGCTCGTCGATCGGCAGCGCGGCGAGTCGCGCC
Above is a genomic segment from Herpetosiphonaceae bacterium containing:
- a CDS encoding CarD family transcriptional regulator, which codes for MELTDILQRLAAHAPLAELATTIREQPAPDLRVAPLIGAARPPMIALLARRLRVPLLIVAARLEQAARLREDLCQWLDDEQVLLFPAADALPYEHMSVGDEVIAERLRVLQVLRAWRSSATDPEATAPVIVAPVKALMQPTLTPETLESAIRTLVVDRRVEPRELLEHWTALGYTSVAAVEAPGELSSRGGIIDIYPHTESSPLRIEFFGDEISSIRRFDPLTQRSERGRSRAVDVLPPHEIPFWQKEVALARLAALPIDELRPEVRSEWHANVERLERVERFEGRAFYAPLFFDAPLPSLALHLPAGVPILCSEMREVAQVAAELHHQAAEACNSLFEAREIPLDFPRPYLLWDEIRQQSAGHPLLDLTSQPADDALHYDGGATFAVDDTLFTPAERFGGQISRAFDDITRRIEAGGQVVIVSPQAGRMHEIGAERGLIAAEAAEPTGGNRAGLSVIHGTIGEGWDSRDLRLTLYTDNEIFGFQPRRPIVTRRKRQQREIDRQAFLQTLKPGDHVVHVEHGIAIYEGLRRINVEAVEREYLHLRYAAGDAVYVPVDQIDRVSKYIGSAESTPALSRLGTADWERVKRRVKASVEELARELLDLYAARQLAERPGYGPDTQWQYELEDAFPFVETDDQLQAIGDVKHDLETDSPMDRLICGDVGYGKT